A single region of the Ascaphus truei isolate aAscTru1 chromosome 6, aAscTru1.hap1, whole genome shotgun sequence genome encodes:
- the LOC142497123 gene encoding antizyme inhibitor 2-like, producing MPEYIQESDFIMVEEGFVAKDLMEQIINDVSQTDDRDAFFVADLGDVVRKHLRFLKALPRVKPFYAVKCNSSRGVVQILAEVGAGFDCASKTEIEMVQGIGVQPERIIYANPCKQISQIKFAAKHGVTMMTFDNEVELSKVSRNHPKARMVLRIATDDSKSSARLSVKFGAPLKACRHLLEMAKDLNVDVIGVSFHVGSGCSDPKAFAQSIADARLVFEMASEFGHKMHLLDIGGGFPGTEDSKIRFEEIAAVINPALDLYFPEGSAVEIIAEPGRYYVASAFALAVNIIAKKEVLLEQSGSEDEDHCSNKTIMYYVNDGVYGSFNCIFFDHAHPKPILHKKPFPDQPVYSSSLWGPTCDGLDRIAEHIQLPEQYVGDWLLFDNMGAYTVAASSTFNGFQQSQIHYAMPRAAWEAVHLLHQGLPQTEESETLCTPMSCGWEISDTMCFAPVFAQTGMI from the exons ATGCCAGAGTACATCCAGGAGTCGGATTTTATCATGGTGGAGGAAGGCTTTGTGGCCAAAGACCTGATGGAGCAAATCATTAATGATGTTTCACAAACT gaTGACAGGGATGCCTTCTTCGTGGCTGATCTGGGGGATGTGGTGAGGAAGCATCTGCGCTTCCTGAAAGCCCTGCCCCGCGTCAAGCCTTTCTATGCCGTGAAGTGTAACAGCAGCAGGGGGGTGGTGCAGATCCTGGCCGAGGTGGGAGCCGGCTTCGACTGTGCCAGCAAG ACAGAGATTGAGATGGTCCAGGGCATTGGGGTACAGCCTGAACGTATTATCTACGCCAACCCCTGCAAGCAAATCTCCCAGATAAAGTTTGCAGCCAAGCACGGTGTCACGATGATGACCTTTGACAACGAAGTGGAGCTGTCCAAGGTGTCGCGGAACCACCCGAAAGCCAG GATGGTCCTGCGCATAGCAACAGACGACTctaaatcttcagcccgtctgaGTGTAAAGTTTGGGGCTCCCCTCAAAGCCTGCAGGCACCTGCTTGAAATGGCAAAGGACCTCAATGTAGATGTCATTGGTGTGAG CTTTCATGtgggcagtgggtgcagcgatCCCAAGGCCTTCGCTCAGTCCATTGCTGATGCCCGGTTGGTGTTTGAAATGGCATCTGAGTTTGGGCACAAGATGCACCTGCTGGACATTGGAGGGGGATTCCCTGGAACAGAGGACTCCAAGATCAGATTTGAAGAG ATTGCAGCTGTGATCAACCCAGCACTGGACCTGTATTTCCCAGAAGGCTCTGCTGTTGAGATCATTGCCGAGCCGGGAAGATATTATGTAGCGTCTGCTTTCGCGTTGGCCGTGAATATCATTGCCAAGAAAGAAGTGTTGCTTGAACAGTCTGGATCAGAAG ATGAAGACCACTGCTCCAATAAGACCATCATGTATTATGTTAATGATGGCGTTTACGGATCCTTCAACTGCATCTTCTTTGATCATGCTCATCCCAAGCCCATCCTTCACAAG AAGCCCTTCCCGGATCAGCCAGTGTACAGCAGCAGCCTCTGGGGCCCTACATGCGATGGTTTGGATCGGATCGCTGAGCACATCCAGCTGCCCGAGCAGTATGTGGGCGACTGGCTCCTGTTTGACAACATGGGGGCCTACACCGTGGCAGCATCATCCACCTTTAATGGCTTCCAGCAGTCCCAGATCCACTATGCCATGCCACGGGCTGCCTG GGAAGCTGTGCATCTGCTGCACCAAGGGTTACCGCAAACTGAAGAAAGTGAGACTCTCTGCACCCCTATGTCCTGCGGCTGGGAGATTTCAGACACCATGTGCTTCGCTCCTGTCTTTGCTCAGACTGGCATGATCTGA
- the NDUFS5 gene encoding NADH dehydrogenase [ubiquinone] iron-sulfur protein 5: MLYGYKCRDRIGAEDVRGRAAMPFIDIQSKLGINIDKWLLLQSAKQPYRKPAHCHAFEKEWVECASGIGQTRARKECKLEFEDFCECMNRTKTNKRLQEIRDQKKKLEKEGKYKAPDFSKDENRP, encoded by the exons ATGCTTTACGGTTACAAGTGTCGGGATAGGATTGGAGCAGAGGACGTCCGAGGCCGTGCAG cCATGCCGTTTATTGATATCCAGAGTAAGCTGGGGATCAATATAGACAAGTGGCTGCTGCTGCAGAGTGCGAAGCAGCCGTACCGCAAGCCCGCGCACTGCCATGCCTTTGAGAAGGAGTGGGTGGAGTGCGCCAGTGGCATCGGGCAGACCCGGGCACGAAAGGAGTGCAAGTTGGAGTTTGAAGACTTCTGTGAGTGTATGAACAGGACCAAAACG AATAAGCGCTTGCAAGAAATTCGGGATCAGAAGAAGAAGCTGGAGAAGGAAGGAAAGTACAAGGCACCGGATTTCAGCAAAGATGAGAACCGCCCGTGA